In Vibrio diazotrophicus, the following proteins share a genomic window:
- the pdxA gene encoding 4-hydroxythreonine-4-phosphate dehydrogenase PdxA yields MKIKRIVVTAGEPAGIGPDLVLALSKEDWTHQIVVCADKNMLAERATALGINVELLDYNAELTPQPQKAGTLVVDHIATAAPVVAGQLDEQNGHYVLKTLERAALGCMNNEFDAIVTGPVHKGVINRAGVAFSGHTEFFAEQSNTPLVVMMLATEGLRVALVTTHIPLAYVSKAVTSERLEKIIHILHKDLVEKFAIEQPTIYVCGLNPHAGEDGVLGREEIDTITPTLEKLRQQDGINLIGPLPADTIFNDKYLQKADAVLGMYHDQVLPVLKYKGFGRSVNITLGLPFIRTSVDHGTALDLAATGRADIGSFRTALAQAIELVDKKTN; encoded by the coding sequence GGACCCGATCTTGTTTTAGCGCTATCTAAAGAAGACTGGACGCATCAAATCGTTGTCTGTGCGGATAAAAACATGTTGGCGGAAAGAGCAACAGCGCTCGGCATCAATGTTGAACTGCTTGATTACAATGCAGAGCTAACGCCACAACCTCAAAAAGCAGGCACACTGGTCGTCGACCACATAGCGACCGCCGCACCTGTTGTTGCAGGTCAGCTCGATGAACAAAACGGACATTACGTATTAAAAACATTAGAAAGAGCCGCTTTGGGCTGTATGAATAATGAATTTGATGCTATTGTCACCGGCCCTGTACACAAAGGGGTGATCAACCGAGCCGGAGTTGCCTTTAGTGGCCACACTGAGTTTTTTGCCGAGCAATCTAATACACCTCTGGTGGTGATGATGCTGGCAACGGAAGGATTACGAGTTGCACTTGTAACCACGCATATACCATTGGCTTACGTTTCTAAAGCGGTAACCAGTGAGCGTCTAGAAAAGATCATTCATATTCTCCACAAGGATCTCGTTGAGAAATTTGCGATTGAGCAGCCTACTATATATGTATGCGGCCTTAATCCTCATGCAGGTGAAGATGGCGTACTGGGTCGAGAAGAAATCGACACCATTACTCCAACATTGGAAAAATTACGTCAGCAAGATGGCATAAATCTGATTGGTCCACTGCCAGCAGACACCATCTTCAACGACAAATACTTGCAAAAAGCGGATGCCGTTTTAGGTATGTACCATGATCAAGTTCTCCCTGTATTGAAATACAAAGGCTTTGGTCGTTCTGTGAATATCACATTAGGTCTGCCTTTTATCCGAACGTCTGTCGACCACGGAACAGCGTTAGATCTTGCTGCTACGGGTAGAGCCGATATTGGTAGTTTCAGAACAGCACTCGCTCAAGCTATTGAATTAGTTGATAAGAAAACGAATTAA
- the rsmA gene encoding 16S rRNA (adenine(1518)-N(6)/adenine(1519)-N(6))-dimethyltransferase RsmA has product MRNDVHLGHKARKRFGQNFLNDPYIIDGIVSAINPRPGQNLVEIGPGLGAITEPVGREVDKFTVIELDRDLAERLRNHPELADKLTIHEGDAMRFDFTQLVKPNNKLRIFGNLPYNISTPLMFHLFEYHKDIQDMHFMLQKEVVNRLAAGPGSKAYGRLTVMAQYYCKVVPVLEVPPTAFVPPPKVDSAVVRLVPYEELPHPATSLKWLDRVVREGFNQRRKTVRNCYKALMPLEVLEELGVNASMRPENLTLPQFVAMANWLDANASDSNKSDE; this is encoded by the coding sequence ATGAGAAATGATGTCCACTTAGGACACAAAGCGCGTAAACGTTTTGGTCAAAACTTTCTAAACGATCCTTATATTATCGACGGTATCGTTTCAGCAATAAATCCACGTCCGGGTCAAAACTTGGTTGAAATCGGTCCGGGTCTTGGCGCTATCACTGAGCCCGTTGGTCGTGAAGTAGATAAGTTCACAGTAATCGAGCTAGACCGTGACTTGGCCGAACGTCTGCGTAACCATCCTGAATTGGCAGATAAACTGACCATTCATGAAGGTGATGCAATGCGTTTTGACTTTACTCAGTTAGTAAAGCCAAACAACAAACTGCGTATTTTTGGTAACCTGCCATACAATATTTCTACCCCACTGATGTTCCACTTGTTTGAATATCATAAAGACATCCAAGATATGCACTTTATGCTACAAAAAGAAGTGGTGAACCGCCTCGCTGCAGGTCCAGGTAGCAAAGCGTATGGTCGCTTAACAGTTATGGCTCAGTACTACTGCAAAGTAGTGCCAGTACTTGAAGTGCCACCAACAGCATTTGTTCCGCCACCAAAAGTAGATTCAGCAGTTGTGCGCTTGGTTCCTTATGAAGAATTGCCTCACCCAGCGACGAGCCTGAAATGGCTAGATCGCGTAGTTCGTGAAGGTTTCAACCAGCGTCGTAAGACTGTACGTAACTGCTACAAAGCATTAATGCCGCTTGAAGTGTTAGAAGAGCTTGGCGTGAACGCTTCCATGCGTCCAGAAAACCTAACTCTGCCTCAGTTTGTTGCGATGGCAAACTGGCTAGACGCAAATGCTTCTGATAGCAATAAGAGCGACGAGTAG
- the apaG gene encoding Co2+/Mg2+ efflux protein ApaG, translating to MDDVSAPCIKIQVHTKYIPEQSTPEQMRYVFAYLITIKNLSPETVQLISRRWLITDANGKQLVIEGDGVVGEQPFIDANDEYTYTSGTAIETPVGVMQGHYIMHDHEGKEFIANIEPFRLAVPNVLN from the coding sequence ATGGATGATGTCTCTGCGCCTTGTATTAAGATTCAAGTTCATACCAAATATATCCCTGAACAATCGACTCCTGAGCAGATGCGCTACGTATTCGCGTACCTGATTACCATTAAAAACCTGAGCCCTGAAACCGTACAACTCATCAGCCGTCGTTGGTTAATTACTGACGCCAATGGTAAGCAACTGGTTATAGAAGGTGATGGCGTGGTCGGCGAACAACCTTTTATTGATGCCAATGATGAGTACACCTATACCAGTGGAACGGCAATTGAAACACCTGTTGGCGTAATGCAAGGGCACTACATCATGCACGATCATGAGGGTAAAGAGTTCATCGCCAATATCGAGCCTTTCCGTTTGGCCGTCCCTAACGTTTTAAACTAA
- the apaH gene encoding bis(5'-nucleosyl)-tetraphosphatase (symmetrical) ApaH: MANYIVGDIQGCFDELQLLLEQVNFDPKEDILWVAGDLVARGPKSLETLRFIRSLGDAAKVVLGNHDLHLLAVACGIHPIKSKDKTRPILEAEDRDELLHWLRKQPLFLEHDEFVVCHAGISPKWDLDTARECAKEIESILQSDRWMWLIENMYSNQPDQWRSDLKDLDRYRYIINAYTRMRFCFIDGRLDMKCKLPPTEVSGNLLQPWFDLKNRVPIEKTVLFGHWAALEGYHGKDVIGLDTGCVWGGHLTLLHWEEKKFFTQDALSAAVE, translated from the coding sequence GTGGCGAATTATATTGTTGGTGATATCCAAGGCTGTTTTGACGAACTTCAGTTACTGCTTGAACAAGTTAATTTCGATCCGAAAGAAGATATCTTGTGGGTAGCGGGTGATCTCGTTGCTCGCGGCCCTAAATCTTTAGAAACGTTGCGCTTCATTCGTTCGTTGGGTGATGCCGCAAAAGTCGTTTTGGGTAATCACGATTTGCATCTCCTTGCGGTCGCCTGTGGCATTCATCCAATTAAAAGCAAAGATAAAACACGACCAATATTAGAAGCAGAAGACAGAGATGAACTCCTGCACTGGTTACGTAAACAGCCATTGTTTTTAGAACACGATGAGTTTGTTGTTTGTCACGCAGGAATCTCACCTAAGTGGGATTTAGACACTGCGCGTGAATGTGCAAAAGAGATCGAATCCATACTGCAAAGTGATCGTTGGATGTGGCTGATTGAAAACATGTATTCCAACCAACCAGATCAATGGCGATCTGATCTTAAAGATCTGGATCGCTATCGCTATATCATTAACGCTTATACTCGCATGAGATTCTGTTTTATCGATGGAAGACTGGATATGAAGTGCAAACTTCCTCCGACGGAAGTCAGTGGTAATCTGCTACAGCCTTGGTTCGATCTCAAAAACAGAGTACCAATTGAAAAGACCGTTCTGTTTGGACACTGGGCAGCACTGGAAGGTTATCACGGCAAAGATGTAATTGGACTTGATACAGGATGTGTGTGGGGTGGACATTTGACTCTGCTGCACTGGGAAGAAAAGAAGTTCTTCACTCAGGATGCACTCAGCGCCGCCGTTGAATAG
- the folA gene encoding type 3 dihydrofolate reductase, whose product MIISMIAAMANDRIIGKDNQMPWHLPADFAWFKRCTLGKPVIMGRKTYESIGRPLPGRQNIVISRDPSLNFEGVKVTTSIEEAIKLAGDVEEVMIIGGGSVYATCLPKADRLYVTYIDANVEGDTQFPDWGDGWLESHRETFSADEKNAYDMKFVILERH is encoded by the coding sequence ATGATCATCAGTATGATTGCCGCGATGGCAAATGATCGAATTATTGGCAAAGATAACCAAATGCCTTGGCACTTACCTGCTGATTTCGCTTGGTTTAAGCGTTGTACTTTAGGTAAGCCCGTTATCATGGGGCGTAAAACTTACGAATCGATTGGACGCCCTCTACCGGGACGGCAGAATATTGTGATCAGTCGTGATCCTAGTCTGAACTTTGAAGGCGTGAAGGTGACTACTTCAATTGAAGAAGCTATTAAACTAGCTGGTGACGTTGAAGAGGTGATGATCATTGGTGGCGGTAGTGTGTATGCGACTTGTCTGCCTAAGGCTGACCGTCTGTATGTTACCTATATTGATGCCAATGTTGAAGGTGATACTCAGTTCCCTGATTGGGGAGATGGTTGGCTGGAAAGCCATAGAGAAACCTTTTCGGCTGATGAAAAGAACGCCTACGATATGAAGTTTGTGATTCTAGAACGTCACTAA
- a CDS encoding threonine/serine exporter family protein has product MLSWQLLFGLINDMFFAAIPAVGFALVFNVPVPALKYCALGGAIGHGSRFLMMQFGIPIEWATFFAATIVGMIGVHWSHKFLAHPKVFTVAALIPMVPGVFTYKAMIAMVEINHLGFRPELLETLFENFLKAMFIIAGLAVGLAVPGLLFYRRKPVV; this is encoded by the coding sequence ATGTTAAGTTGGCAATTGCTGTTTGGTCTTATTAATGACATGTTTTTTGCTGCCATTCCGGCGGTTGGCTTTGCTTTGGTTTTTAACGTCCCTGTTCCTGCGCTGAAATATTGTGCACTGGGTGGCGCTATAGGCCATGGCTCGCGCTTTTTAATGATGCAGTTTGGCATTCCTATTGAGTGGGCAACCTTCTTTGCCGCCACAATTGTCGGCATGATAGGTGTTCACTGGTCGCATAAGTTTTTGGCTCATCCTAAAGTGTTTACTGTCGCCGCACTTATTCCAATGGTGCCCGGTGTTTTCACTTATAAGGCGATGATCGCTATGGTGGAAATCAACCATTTAGGTTTTCGACCAGAACTGTTAGAAACTTTATTTGAGAACTTCCTCAAGGCGATGTTTATTATCGCTGGCCTAGCAGTTGGTCTTGCGGTGCCGGGGCTGTTATTCTATCGCCGCAAACCCGTGGTTTAA
- a CDS encoding threonine/serine exporter family protein produces the protein MASRQRAVSRLIAQAGQMLLAHGAESALVVGIMERMGRACGMTEVEVSLSAGSLVVTTLESDHCITTTRRCADRGINMRAVTQIQRICIMMEKGLLDHSLAQKKLNQISPERYNRWLVVLMIGLSCSSFSRLAGGDWTVFAITFVASAVGMFVRQEIGHRHFNPLLNFAATAFVTSVISAQAVIYQLGNKPTIVMASSVLMLVPGFPLINSVADMLKGFVNVGIARFVMASLLTLATCLGIIAAMSITGVWGW, from the coding sequence ATGGCATCCAGACAGAGAGCCGTATCGAGGTTAATCGCACAAGCAGGTCAAATGTTACTGGCTCACGGCGCTGAAAGCGCTTTGGTGGTTGGGATCATGGAAAGGATGGGGCGTGCCTGTGGCATGACAGAGGTGGAAGTTTCACTCTCAGCAGGATCTTTGGTTGTCACGACACTGGAAAGTGACCACTGTATTACTACCACCAGACGCTGCGCTGATCGTGGTATCAACATGCGCGCTGTGACTCAGATTCAGCGTATTTGCATCATGATGGAAAAAGGTCTGCTTGATCACTCCTTAGCGCAGAAGAAACTTAACCAGATTAGCCCTGAGCGTTACAACCGTTGGTTAGTGGTATTGATGATTGGCCTGTCCTGTTCCTCTTTTTCCCGCCTCGCTGGTGGTGACTGGACTGTATTTGCTATTACCTTTGTTGCTTCAGCTGTCGGTATGTTTGTTCGTCAGGAAATAGGACACCGTCATTTCAATCCGCTGTTAAATTTTGCGGCGACCGCTTTTGTCACGTCAGTCATTTCCGCTCAAGCTGTGATCTATCAACTCGGCAATAAGCCAACCATCGTTATGGCATCTTCGGTGCTGATGCTGGTACCCGGTTTTCCATTAATAAACTCTGTTGCTGATATGCTCAAAGGCTTTGTAAACGTGGGTATTGCCCGTTTCGTGATGGCAAGCCTTCTGACTCTAGCAACCTGTTTGGGAATTATTGCTGCCATGAGTATTACTGGCGTGTGGGGGTGGTAG
- the cgtA gene encoding Obg family GTPase CgtA, which translates to MKFVDEAVIKVEAGDGGNGVVSFWREKFVTKGGPDGGDGGDGGDVYIEADENLNTLVDYRFQRFYAAERGQNGGGGNCTGKRGKDITLKVPVGTRAVDIHTNEIVGEVAEHGKKVMVAKGGWHGLGNTRFKSSVNRAPRQKTMGTKGEVRELRLELLLLADVGMLGLPNAGKSTFIRSVSAAKPKVADYPFTTLIPSLGVVSVVPEKSFVVADIPGLIEGAAEGAGLGIRFLKHLERCRVLLHMIDILPIDGSEPAQNALTIMDELEQYSEKLAKKPVWLVFNKADLMLEEEADEKIQEILEALAWEGPHFKISAVNKQGTAELCRELADFMETLPRAEEELSEEQKVEFMWDDYHKDAMAGRNVITEDDDDDWDDWDDEEDDGHVIYVRE; encoded by the coding sequence ATGAAATTCGTTGATGAAGCGGTAATTAAAGTCGAAGCGGGCGATGGCGGTAACGGCGTTGTTAGCTTTTGGCGTGAAAAATTCGTAACGAAAGGCGGCCCTGATGGTGGCGACGGCGGCGATGGTGGTGATGTCTACATCGAAGCTGATGAGAACTTGAATACACTGGTTGACTATCGTTTCCAGCGTTTTTACGCAGCTGAACGCGGCCAAAATGGTGGTGGCGGTAACTGTACTGGTAAGCGTGGTAAAGATATTACTCTGAAAGTACCTGTAGGTACTCGCGCAGTGGATATTCACACTAACGAAATCGTTGGTGAAGTAGCTGAACACGGCAAGAAAGTGATGGTCGCTAAAGGTGGTTGGCACGGCCTAGGTAACACTCGTTTTAAATCGTCTGTAAACCGTGCTCCACGTCAAAAGACCATGGGTACGAAAGGTGAGGTTCGTGAACTTCGTCTTGAGCTATTGCTGCTTGCTGACGTAGGTATGCTAGGTTTGCCAAACGCAGGTAAATCAACCTTTATTCGCTCTGTATCAGCGGCGAAACCAAAGGTAGCGGATTATCCATTTACGACATTGATCCCAAGCTTGGGTGTAGTGAGTGTTGTACCTGAGAAAAGCTTTGTTGTTGCTGACATCCCTGGACTTATTGAAGGTGCAGCAGAAGGTGCTGGTCTAGGTATTCGTTTCTTGAAACACCTAGAGCGTTGTCGCGTACTGCTTCACATGATCGATATTTTACCTATTGATGGAAGTGAGCCTGCACAAAATGCTCTGACCATTATGGATGAGCTTGAACAGTACAGCGAAAAACTAGCGAAGAAGCCAGTTTGGTTAGTATTTAACAAAGCGGATCTGATGCTTGAAGAAGAAGCGGATGAAAAGATCCAAGAGATCTTAGAAGCGCTAGCTTGGGAAGGCCCACACTTCAAAATTTCAGCAGTAAACAAACAGGGTACTGCTGAGCTTTGTCGCGAATTGGCTGACTTCATGGAAACTCTACCTCGTGCAGAAGAAGAGTTAAGCGAAGAGCAAAAAGTTGAGTTTATGTGGGATGATTACCACAAAGACGCAATGGCAGGTCGCAATGTTATCACTGAAGATGATGATGACGATTGGGATGACTGGGACGACGAAGAAGATGACGGTCACGTTATCTATGTACGTGAATAG
- the rpmA gene encoding 50S ribosomal protein L27, giving the protein MAHKKAGGSTRNGRDSESKRLGVKRFGGESVLAGNIIVRQRGTKFHAGTNVGIGKDHTLFALTEGKVKFEVKGPKNRKFVSIEAE; this is encoded by the coding sequence ATGGCACACAAAAAAGCTGGCGGTTCTACTCGTAACGGCCGTGATTCAGAAAGTAAACGTCTTGGTGTTAAGCGTTTCGGTGGTGAATCTGTATTAGCAGGTAACATCATCGTTCGTCAACGTGGTACTAAGTTCCACGCTGGCACTAACGTTGGTATCGGTAAAGACCACACTCTTTTCGCTCTTACTGAAGGTAAAGTGAAATTTGAAGTTAAAGGTCCTAAAAACCGTAAATTTGTTAGCATCGAAGCTGAATAA
- the rplU gene encoding 50S ribosomal protein L21, with translation MYAVFQSGGKQHRVSEGQTLRLEKLDVETGATVEFDKVLLVANGEEITVGAPLVEGGKITAEVVQHGRGDKVKIVKFRRRKHSRKQQGHRQWFTEVKITGINA, from the coding sequence ATGTACGCTGTTTTCCAATCTGGTGGTAAACAACACCGTGTAAGCGAAGGTCAAACTCTTCGTTTAGAGAAATTAGACGTTGAAACTGGTGCAACTGTTGAATTTGATAAAGTTCTTCTAGTTGCTAACGGTGAAGAAATCACTGTTGGTGCACCTCTTGTTGAAGGCGGTAAAATTACTGCTGAAGTAGTACAACACGGCCGTGGCGATAAAGTTAAAATCGTTAAGTTCCGTCGTCGTAAGCACTCTCGTAAACAACAAGGCCACCGTCAGTGGTTCACTGAAGTGAAAATTACTGGCATCAACGCTTAA